The Cylindrospermum stagnale PCC 7417 genome segment TTTGTTGCCGTTTACGAACAATATCTAACCAAGATGGTTGTGGCGATGGTTGGGGAAAATCCAACTGATATAGCAACATAAAGTCTGGCTTTTCCGCCATTTTCAACATTTGGATGTTGTTCCAAACACCAAAGTAGTGCGGGGTTTGTTGCCATAACCAATCTGCGCTTTTAGCAAGACCTGAATAGCTGCTAATCATGCCAACAGTTTTGATCGTCATAAATTTTATTGATTCGTAGTTAGTTTTCATTTAATTTTTTTACCGTTACCCCATAATTCATGGACGCTGATCTTCTAAGTAGCTGAATATTTTGGTAATTCTATTCTCCCAAGACAATTGCTGTGCAAAATCTATACTAGCTGCATAATTATCTATTTTTCTGGGATCTGCTTCTAAAATATGTTGAATAAATTGGGCAAGTTTAGGCGGGTTATTTAGCATGGTTTTGAGTGATAGTTTTTCCAAGATTGAGGTAAAAATACTTTTGTTAATTGCATTGACTAGGATTTAACTCTATTCTCAAAAATTTCTAACGTATCTAGAAGGTGAAGAGCAGAGTGATAAGATTCTGCAATTAATTGATTTTGTTCTTGGAGTCCAGATTCTAATTTATCGGCTAGCAAGCGCAGAGAGCTAAGGAGCGGATAGAGCTGCATCCGAAATTCATCGGAGATGTGACTAAAGTTCTGATGCTGACTAGTCCCATTATGATTTTGGTCTATATCTGACGATAATTGCCAGTTTATTCTCAGGTTAACCACATCGTCCAAAACATCAATAGTATTGAGAACTCTTAAGGCTGAATTATATGATTCTTCAATTAGCTCTTGCCGCTCTTGGGCGTTGTCTACTATATCATCAACTAACAGTCCAAGGAAACCAATCATCGAGTTAAGTCTTGTCCGCAGTTCGTGAGAAATCCGGTTAAAGCTGGGATTACGTCTAGTGGAAACTTCAGGTTGATCGCTAAATTGCATTGAGTATAGGCGTGAGTAATAACCACCCTTTTGTAAAAGTTCTTCGTGGGTTCCTACTTCCACGACACGCCCTTGATCTAAGACGGCAATTTGATCAGCTTTTTGGACTGTGGAAAGGCGGTGAGCAATGACTAGTGTTGTGCGATCGCGACTCAGATCGTCAAGTGCAGCTTGCACCAAGCGTTCGGAAACGGTATCTAAAGCGCTGGTGGCTTCATCTAAAATCAGAATTTCTGGATTTTGGACTAGTGCGCGGGCGATCGCTAATCTTTGCCTTTGTCCACCAGATAGCATCACGCCGCGATCGCCAATCACGGTGTCAAATCCCTGGGACAATTTGCTAATAAACTCGTAGGCATTTGCTCGCTTTGCTGCTACGAGAATTTCATCATCAGTAGCCTCTAGTCGTCCGTAGGCAATATTATTCCGCACTGAGTCATTAAACAAAAACGTATCTTGACTGACAATTCCCATCGCCTTCCGCACCGATTTCAGATCGAATTCCCGCAAATCTTTTCCATCTAAAGTAATACAGCCAGATGTGGGGTCATAAAATCTGGGTAAGAGGTCTGCCATTGTTGATTTACCAGCGCCAGAACTACCCACCAAAGCCAGAGTAGTACCCCGTGGTAAATATAAATCTATATCCTGAAGTACTATGTTCTGCTGATTAGGGTAGGAAAAATAAAGATGGTTAAAGTGCACTCCCTGCTGTAATTTATGATAGGGAATACTACCGCTTCCCATGAACGGCTTATTATCTTTTCGTAAAAAATCAGCAACAATATCTATACTCGAACCCAAATTAGCAAAGCTACTGCGAAGAGCATTTAACTGAGAAATAAATGGTAGCAGTCGCAGTAGGATCAATAAATAGGTGAGTAAAACCGCTGAAACTGAAGTAATCTGGTCTGCAAATAAGGTTCGACCCAGTAAGACAATTAAGATTAAGGCAATAATCCCCGTTACTTCACTGATTGGTGCAATAGCCTCAGAATTTACCTGAGATTGAAAATCTGCTTTTTCCCGGTCATTAATTAGCTTTTCAATCCTGTGATACTCTCTATCTTCATTGCCAGTTGCCTTGACTAGGCGAATCCCATTTAGCATTTCCAATACAGAAATGGAATAAGCTTTAGACATTTCTGAAAGTTGTGTACCAAAATATCGAGAACGGGAGATGGAATATTGATTTACTAAGGTGACAAAGGACAGCAAAACTGTAGAAGCAATGGTTAACTGCCAGGATATGGATAGTAGTAAAAATATAAAAACTAAAATTGTAATCGCTACAATAATTAACCTAATTACACCACCTATAGCACTAGCAGCCCGACCAATTTCTCCACCAAGACTGTTGATTAGATCACCAACTTTCATTTTGGTGTAATAATCTAGATCGATTTCTAGCAATAACTTCACTCCTGCTTCTCGCATATCCGATATCAGCGTCCGCGTTAGGGAACTCGACACCAAAGTACCGATATAGGTAGCTAAATTCTTGAGAATAATTGTGAATATAATTGATGTAGCCATCACCACTAGTCGGTAATTTTCGGGAACACTATTAAAGGGAGAAATAACTGCTTTAATAATCTGTGGTGCACCTGTTAAATCTATAGGTTGACCTACAATGTTGAGCACAACTGGTACAACGAGTGTAGTACCTACACCATTAAACAAAGCACCGGAAAATCCAAACAAGATTGTGAAGAATATCCTAGCTGGATAAGGTTTAGCAAAATTTAGTAGTAGTTTGCTGTTAGACATTGGGGATTTAGATTAAAATTTACTAATTGGTAACATTATTCATAATTTTATGGTGAAAAGAGACAATCAGAATGTTGACCCTGAATAATCCTGATAGTTTTACTCTGTTAATACAGAAATACACATATAGACATAGTACGCCTATTAGGACATTTTTAATTTAGTTAAATCTAGATTAATAATAGATTTAAAATTAGACATCATGAAGACTCACAAACGGGAAATTAACTCAGATAGGGTAGATGCCATAGCCTCTAAGCTATATTTCTCTACACATCTTTCTCTAGCCATTCTGCCTCGCTTATCGGCTTGCTCTAAATCCGCAAATATCAGTTGAATTTGTGAGGCAATTTGTTCGGGACAACCAGGATCAACTAGATAACCAGTTTCTGCTAAAATTTCGGGAATGTCTCCCACTCGCGTTGATAACACAGGTTTAGCCATTGCCATTCCATCTGTCAACTTTAGAGGAAATTGGGCGCGAGCAATCACATTATCTCGCTGGGGAACAACCACGACGTGAGCAGCTGCTACAACCTCAGGCATAACCTCCACAGGACACTTTGGTAATTTGATAATCCAACGTCCCCATTTTTCAATCAGCCGATCATCATAATCATCGTAAGGACTACCACCAACAATTACTAATCTTAAATCTTGCTGATTCAACTGATCTAACGCTATTAAAACATCTTCAACCCCCTTGTGAGGTCTTGGTGCACCAGGAAACATGAGAATTCGATACTTCGCTAGACCATAACGCTCTCTGCTGATCTCTGGGTTATATTTCTCAGGGTTAAACATGGCAATATCTTTGCCATTAGGCACATAAACACCGCCAAAGCGGTCTTGAAGAAACTGAGTATCTATCGTTATTCCATTGGCACGAGATACTAAATTTTCCATCCACTGGAGATAAAGTGGATGATCGGGAAATCTCAATACACCATCCTGCTTAATAATGTCCCTGGCAAACTGCTTCAGACTGGGACGATACTTCCATTCAAAACCTCCATGCCAGCTAAGTTCCCAGTCGTCCATATCTAAAAGTAAAGGACGACGGCTGGCTAATTTATGCAGTAGAGACACACCAAAACTTGTCGGCTTAGGTTTGATGGCATAAATAATATCGCCATCTAGTTTTTGCCAAAGCTTTTTAGCTGATGTAAAAAACTCAGGATAGTTTTTGCCATCAACAGCTGATACTGGTATGCCTACAGGAGGAATAGCGTACAATTCCTGACCAAATAAAAAGCCTACAACCTCTACGTCATAATCAATTTTTTTTAGGACTTGAGCGAGTAAAAAGGCTCGAACTGAGCCTCCTCCAGACAAGTCACTCACAACTAACGAAACTTTGCCTTTCATATATTAGTTGCTTTAATCACTGCTGATATAACTGTTATTTGGTTTTTTGAAAAAGTTGCTGAAGTGGGAAAAAATAGATATGATTTTTTGAGAGCGCGGGCCTCGGTATTTTTCATACAGTACAAAACTGGGAATAATTAGCCTAGTTTGATAAATAAACTTGAGTACAGAGCGATGATTAATCTTGATTTTTTTATTTAACATGTACAAAGGAGGGGAAAATATTTTAATTAGCCGAGCAAAATTTTCAGATTCTTTTTCTCTAATTGCTTCTTTAATTAAAAAATCTATCCCTACTTGGCATAAAGAAATCAAATCCTGATGCTTGGTGCACACCGTCTCGTAGAACAAAATATAATAACCTTTCATGTAAGGCCAGTTATTAGTTCTATTAGACTGATGTTTTGTATAATATGCTCCAATTAACGGGGTGTATACAAAATTCGCCCCTAAAAGTAAAAGGTCTAATGTAAAATCTCTATCTTGCAGAGCTTTCAGCCTCTCGTCAAATAACTTTTTATTGAGAATATCTCTACTCATCAATAGACATTGCTGAAGTAAAGGAAATGGTGAATCAGCTAAAAAATCAGGGATGAGTAATCGCTCTATCAATTGGTCTCTTGATAAAGAATTAACTATATTTTCTTGTCTGTTGATAATTTGTTGTTCTCTGTCTATGAACACCCGTTCATAATCTGTATAAAAAACAGTGTTGTCTTCGTCATGCAAGTCACTTAGATGATCTAATTGAAATTTTATTTTATTTTCGTGAATCCAATCGTCTCCATCTAAAAACTGAATCCACTTGCCTTGTGCCTGTTTAACGCCATAATTACGACTTGAAGACACTCCGCCATTTTCTTTATAGAAGTAGCTTACTCTTGAATCTAGATTCATTAATTGCTTTGCAACTTCTTGAGTGTTATCAGTAGAGCCATCATCTACCATGATACATTCAAGGTCAGTAAACGTTTGTGATAGTACGCTTTTAACTGAGCGTTCTAGGTAGCTAGCTTGATTAAAACAGGTAACAATAATCGTAACAAGTGGAGTCATTGATTAAACACTCTTCTTGTTGAGAAGGTACAGATAAGCAATTGAAAATTCAGGCAGGAGAAAATCAAGTACTAGGAAAACAAAATAAGCTAAGTCGGCATCTCAATTGAGATGTTGGGATATTTGGTGGTAAAAATCAAGGCTGACTCTTGTTTACAAAACTTAGTCGGTGTTATTATTAAGTAACTAATGCTTGCTCAACTACGAAATGGTTTTAACATAAGTTGTTTCTTACTTTTAAAGTTGCAAATAAATGCCAATGATGAATCAAGATTTAATTTGTGATCAAATATGGTAAAGCGGGTATTTTTATTTACCCTGAGAGCAAAAGCTGCAATAAAAGCCTAAATAAAGTTAACGCCATATTGGCAAGTTCGTCTAGCGAAATTCCACGTAGAAAATATATCTATTAATACAAAATGTATACTTATAAGGAAGGCAAAGGTGATGCAGGTAATCCGTCTTGAGGCACTCTCAGACAACTATATATTTTTACTGCACGATGCACAGGAAAATATCGCTGCTGTTGTCGATCCAGCGGTGGCTGAACCAGTCTTAAAGCAACTTGCACAACTAAAAGCTGAGTTGGTGGCAATTTTGAACACCCATCATCATCACGATCATGTGGGTGGCAATCAGCAGCTAATTCAACATTTTCCCCAAGTGACAGTTTATGGTGGTGTTGAGGATCGAGGGCGAATTCCCGGACAGCAGGTGTTTTTGCAACAAGGCGATCGCATTTCTTTTGGCGATCGCGTCGCGGAAATCGTCTTCGTTCCCGGACATACCCGCGCTCACATCGCTTACTACTTTCCCCCAGCACCAGCCGGCGAGACGGGGGAGTTATTCTGTGGTGATACTCTGTTTGCTGGCGGTTGCGGTCGCTTGTTTGAAGGGACACCAACACAAATGCTAGACTCCCTCGCTAAACTCCGCGCTCTTCCCGATAATACCCGCGTTTGGTGCGCCCACGAATACACTTTAAAGAATCTGCAATTTGCCCTCACCGTGGATGGTGAGAACGCAGATTTACAAAAACGCTACGATCAAGTCAAGGCTTGCCGCGATCGCCAACAAGCTACCGTTCCCTCGCTGTTGGGTGTGGAAAAGCGGACGAATCCCTTTTTAAGGTGGGAGCAACCATCATTACAATTAGCTGCCAACAGTCATGATTCAGTACAAACCTTTGCTCGGATTCGGGGAATGAAAGACAGATTTTAGTCGTAGGTCAGTATTACCAATGATTCTGGGATTTTTCTGGCGCTAATAGTTGCGATCGCCCCCACCTTTTCGCTAAAATCTTAACTTTGGGATATAGTCGCAGTCCAAGCAAGCTATCCTGCTGATGCCCAAATTAATGAGATTTTACAGGAAAAACGAAAACAGATGGTGAAACGCGTACAGTTAGTTTTAAATCAGGATATCAGCAAGCTAGGCAAATCTGGCGACTTAGTAGAAGTAGCTCCCGGCTATGCTCGTAATTATCTGATTCCCCAAAAAAAGGCAACTCATGCCACCCCCGGCATTCTCAAGCAAGTAGAACGCCGGCGCGAGAAAGAACGTCAGCTGCAATTAGAACTCAGACAACAAGCTGAAGCGCAAAAAGTAGCTCTGGAAAAAGTTGGTAGCTTGAAAATTGCCAAGCAAGTTGGTGAAAATGAAGCTATTTTCGGTACAGTCACTACCCAAGATATTGCCGAGGCAATTCAGGCAGCTACCGGTCAAGAAGTTGATCGCCGTGGCATTACTATCCCCGATATCAACCACCTGGGTACATACAAAGCCGAAATTAAGCTGTTTTCTGACGTAGCAGCAGAAATCGAGATTGAAGTCGTCCCTAGCTAACTACTGTTTAGTTTGCTACCACAGATGAATCATTAGTGTTTATCTGTGGTATTTGCTTTTTAGGGAAATTTCTTGTTAACAAAATAGCCTTGGTAGCATCTTCAAGTCGATTTTGGACTATAAGGGTAATAGCGAAACCCTAATCCCCAATCCAAAATCGCAAATTTAAAATCGCTTATGGCTGAAGAACTGAGTTTTAAAGGCGATGGTAGCGAGCGCCTGCCACCCCAAAACATTGAGGCAGAAGAAGCGATTTTGGGGGGAATATTACTAGATCCAGAAGCGATCGGTCGAATTAGCGATCGCCTAACTCCAGAAGCTTTTTACATTAGCGCTCACAAAGAAATCTATCAAGCAGCGCTACGCCTTCACGCCCAAGGTAAACCCACAGACTTACTCGCAGTCACCAGTTGGCTAGCTGACAACGATAAACTTACCCGCATTGGCGGCAGAAATAAATTAGCAACTCTCGTAGACCGCACCGTTTCAGCCGTTAACATCGACGCCTTAGCAGGGTTAGTCATGGAAAAATACCTGCGTCGGCAGTTAATTAAAGCTGGCGGTGAAATCGTTCATCTCGGTTACGAAACAGAAACCGAATTGCCAATTGTCCTCGACCAAGCAGAACAGAAAGTTTTTGGAGTCACCCAAGA includes the following:
- a CDS encoding ATP-binding cassette domain-containing protein, with product MSNSKLLLNFAKPYPARIFFTILFGFSGALFNGVGTTLVVPVVLNIVGQPIDLTGAPQIIKAVISPFNSVPENYRLVVMATSIIFTIILKNLATYIGTLVSSSLTRTLISDMREAGVKLLLEIDLDYYTKMKVGDLINSLGGEIGRAASAIGGVIRLIIVAITILVFIFLLLSISWQLTIASTVLLSFVTLVNQYSISRSRYFGTQLSEMSKAYSISVLEMLNGIRLVKATGNEDREYHRIEKLINDREKADFQSQVNSEAIAPISEVTGIIALILIVLLGRTLFADQITSVSAVLLTYLLILLRLLPFISQLNALRSSFANLGSSIDIVADFLRKDNKPFMGSGSIPYHKLQQGVHFNHLYFSYPNQQNIVLQDIDLYLPRGTTLALVGSSGAGKSTMADLLPRFYDPTSGCITLDGKDLREFDLKSVRKAMGIVSQDTFLFNDSVRNNIAYGRLEATDDEILVAAKRANAYEFISKLSQGFDTVIGDRGVMLSGGQRQRLAIARALVQNPEILILDEATSALDTVSERLVQAALDDLSRDRTTLVIAHRLSTVQKADQIAVLDQGRVVEVGTHEELLQKGGYYSRLYSMQFSDQPEVSTRRNPSFNRISHELRTRLNSMIGFLGLLVDDIVDNAQERQELIEESYNSALRVLNTIDVLDDVVNLRINWQLSSDIDQNHNGTSQHQNFSHISDEFRMQLYPLLSSLRLLADKLESGLQEQNQLIAESYHSALHLLDTLEIFENRVKS
- a CDS encoding glycosyltransferase family 2 protein, with the protein product MTPLVTIIVTCFNQASYLERSVKSVLSQTFTDLECIMVDDGSTDNTQEVAKQLMNLDSRVSYFYKENGGVSSSRNYGVKQAQGKWIQFLDGDDWIHENKIKFQLDHLSDLHDEDNTVFYTDYERVFIDREQQIINRQENIVNSLSRDQLIERLLIPDFLADSPFPLLQQCLLMSRDILNKKLFDERLKALQDRDFTLDLLLLGANFVYTPLIGAYYTKHQSNRTNNWPYMKGYYILFYETVCTKHQDLISLCQVGIDFLIKEAIREKESENFARLIKIFSPPLYMLNKKIKINHRSVLKFIYQTRLIIPSFVLYEKYRGPRSQKIISIFSHFSNFFKKPNNSYISSD
- a CDS encoding glycosyltransferase family 4 protein, whose protein sequence is MKGKVSLVVSDLSGGGSVRAFLLAQVLKKIDYDVEVVGFLFGQELYAIPPVGIPVSAVDGKNYPEFFTSAKKLWQKLDGDIIYAIKPKPTSFGVSLLHKLASRRPLLLDMDDWELSWHGGFEWKYRPSLKQFARDIIKQDGVLRFPDHPLYLQWMENLVSRANGITIDTQFLQDRFGGVYVPNGKDIAMFNPEKYNPEISRERYGLAKYRILMFPGAPRPHKGVEDVLIALDQLNQQDLRLVIVGGSPYDDYDDRLIEKWGRWIIKLPKCPVEVMPEVVAAAHVVVVPQRDNVIARAQFPLKLTDGMAMAKPVLSTRVGDIPEILAETGYLVDPGCPEQIASQIQLIFADLEQADKRGRMARERCVEKYSLEAMASTLSELISRL
- the rplI gene encoding 50S ribosomal protein L9: MVKRVQLVLNQDISKLGKSGDLVEVAPGYARNYLIPQKKATHATPGILKQVERRREKERQLQLELRQQAEAQKVALEKVGSLKIAKQVGENEAIFGTVTTQDIAEAIQAATGQEVDRRGITIPDINHLGTYKAEIKLFSDVAAEIEIEVVPS
- the gloB gene encoding hydroxyacylglutathione hydrolase, yielding MQVIRLEALSDNYIFLLHDAQENIAAVVDPAVAEPVLKQLAQLKAELVAILNTHHHHDHVGGNQQLIQHFPQVTVYGGVEDRGRIPGQQVFLQQGDRISFGDRVAEIVFVPGHTRAHIAYYFPPAPAGETGELFCGDTLFAGGCGRLFEGTPTQMLDSLAKLRALPDNTRVWCAHEYTLKNLQFALTVDGENADLQKRYDQVKACRDRQQATVPSLLGVEKRTNPFLRWEQPSLQLAANSHDSVQTFARIRGMKDRF